The Antedon mediterranea chromosome 11, ecAntMedi1.1, whole genome shotgun sequence genome window below encodes:
- the LOC140062374 gene encoding molybdopterin synthase catalytic subunit-like yields MECKKSQNIIKISHDVLKCDDVYQMIGCPTCGAISLFVGTTRDHFEGKKVVELEYEAYIPMAEKEIETICAEVRSKWQVKHIAVYHRLGLVKIGEASVIIGISSTHRHESLQAVQYCIDKLKEKVPIWKKEVYEDGGSDWKANKECDWSAENISHT; encoded by the exons ATGGAGTGCAAAAAGAGTCAAAATATTATCAAGATATCGCATGatgttttaaaatgtgatgatgTCTATCAGATGATAGGTTGTCCAACTTGTGGAGCTATTTCTCTGTTTGTTG GAACAACTAGGGACCATTTTGAGGGTAAAAAAGTGGTTGAGCTTGAGTACGAGGCATACATACCTATGGCTGAAAAGGAGATAGAGACTATATGTGCGGAAGTCAGATCAAAATGGCAGGTTAAACACATTGCTGTTTATCATAGATTAGG GTTAGTTAAAATTGGTGAAGCTAGCGTCATCATTGGTATCTCATCTACGCATCGTCATGAGTCATTGCAAgcagtacagtattgtattgaTAAACTGAAAGAAAAGGTGCCTATATGGAAAAAG GAAGTTTATGAAGATGGTGGTAGTGACTGGAAAGCAAATAAGGAATGTGATTGGTCAGCTGAGAATATTTCCCACACCTGA
- the LOC140062511 gene encoding Golgi phosphoprotein 3-like has translation MSTLTKRSGESVVQRRKTAGGGSNSGGAADREADDDDHYEEQDVDEVSKETRMTLMEEVLLLGIKDREGYTSFWNDCISSGLRGCMLIELGLRGRIELEKSGMRRKSLLNRKVLLKSDTPTGDVLLDEALKHIKETDQPESVQNWIELLSGETWNPLKLRYQLRNVRERLAKNLVEKGVLTTEKQNFLLFDMTTHPVINSTIKQKLVKRVQDGMLSRWPNDPHRMEKRLLALVYLSHASDVLENAFAPLSDEDYEIAMKRVRELLDLDPDAEAMKGNTNDVLWSVIAAFVK, from the exons ATGTCAACTTTGACAAAACGTTCTGGGGAAAGTGTTGTTCAACGAAGAAAAACAGCTGGCGGAGGCTCGAATTCGGGAGGAGCAGCTGATAGGGAGGCTGATGACGACGATCACTACGAAGAACAGGACGTCGATGAGGTTTCGAAAGAAACAAGAATGACATTGATGGAAGAAGTGCTGTTACTTGGTATTAAAGACAGAGAA GGATACACATCGTTTTGGAATGATTGCATATCATCAGGTTTACGGGGGTGTATGTTAATTGAATTAGGATTACGAGGACGAATAGAACTTGAAAAGTCGGGCATGAGGAGAAAAAGTCTTTTAAATCGTAAAGTTCTTCTAAAGTCTGACACGCCTACCGGCGATGTATTATTGGATGAGGCATTGAAGCACATTAAGGAGACTGACCAACCAGAAAGTGTTCAAAACTGGATTGAATTGTTAAGTG GAGAAACATGGAACCCATTGAAACTACGATATCAACTACGAAATGTACGAGAACGACTGGCAAAGAATCTTGTGGAAAAGGGCGTTTTAACAACTGAAAAACAGAACTTTCTACTCTTTGACATGACAACACATCCGGTAATTAAttcaacaataaaacaaaaattagtgAAGCGTGTCCAAGACGGTATGTTGAGTAGATGGCCAAATGACCCACATCGAATGGAGAAACGGTTGCTTGCTCTTGTCTATCTGTCACATGCTTCAGATGTTCTAGAAAACGCTTTTGCCCCATTGTCTGATGAAGATTATGAA ATTGCTATGAAACGAGTACGAGAACTCCTTGACTTAGATCCTGATGCTGAAGCAATGAAGGGAAACACAAATGATGTTTTATGGTCAGTCATAGCGgcatttgtaaaataa
- the LOC140062746 gene encoding calcium-activated chloride channel regulator 1-like, with protein MGCGKQGEMMVLSPKYVRDKVYAENRYGRRDKTVVHEWGHLRWGVFDEYPTPFNPKFFVSSRDLIEATRCSEAINGKYVENGAPCQADPKTGIYRRSCDFTDESIRQTSQTSLMYKQFLDSVNFFCSSNAADESKRHYEEAPNNQNKHCSRQGTWDVILNTDDFKDGNNPPIVGDVNTNPTFQIVQYSSTRRIVLILDTSGSMAGDPIAKLRQGMDQYISSIVPTGSYVGIVTFSNTAVRKANLALLDDQSSREDLILKLPSRTGGSTSIGSGVLEGIQVLSFDQDPAGGFLLVVSDGNNNFNPDIDDVVDEVVNAGVIVDTIAFTDNADTSLRILSDVSGGNTYFYRADTDSITVLNEVLIATITDRSDLENQDPPISLFSEALSASSSANTTGEVTIDKSVGVDTIFSFTWLDFPIEVTLNGPNGITFDQSSEEYDLNNNDNIITIRLTTTAVSGNWKFFITLLSSSSQFQSQIVSVNVQSKQVSEDDPPVTINSFVSDPFIDYQQDPYIVVFAFATKGNDPVANADVIAILEKSDGSDDVIELYDSGTSADITKDDGVYSGYFFNFTGDGRYNVEVKVRGNQNTAAISNGGNSRSYPIQGLEEEAVMIPVDMFERSASGGAIQVTNHVDSDIDFFGPSQIIDLAVIGVSYERQSATLQWTAVGDDFDKGKVFEYDIRFAETFQGISRNFSDADRVTFDDVTNGDLSVIGKPGDIEEITVRLPSRGDEVSYFFGIQAIDDANNTGGLSNIVAANLQYIPPLNPDETDTAIVLYVVVGVVGAMGVVMMLIIIMYLKRRRRNANNPNAMDI; from the exons ATGGGGTGTGGTAAACAGGGCGAAATGATGGTCTTATCTCCAAAGTACGTGCGAGATAAAGTCTACGCTGAAAATCGTTATGGTAGAAGAG ataagACTGTTGTCCATGAATGGGGTCATTTGCGATGGGGTGTGTTTGATGAATATCCAACACCATTTAATCCAAAATTCTTTGTGAGCAGTAGAGATTTGATAGAAGCAACGCGTTGTTCAGAAGCAATTAACGGGAAATATGTAGAAAACGGGGCACCTTGCCAGGCAGACCCCAAGACAGGGATATACCGACGAAGTTGTGATTTTACCGATGAAAGTATCAGGCAGACATCTCAAACCTCGCTAATGTACAAACAGTTTCTAGATTCG GTAAATTTCTTTTGCAGTAGTAATGCGGCCGATGAAAGCAAACGTCATTATGAAGAAGCTCCAAACAACCAGAATAAACACTGCAGTCGGCAGGGTACCTGGGATGTCATTTTGAATACTGATGATTTTAAAGATGGCAACAATCCGCCAATAGTGGGAGATGTAAACACAAATCCAACATTCCAAATTGTTCAATATTCGTCAACAAGACGAATTGTGCTAATTCTGGATACATCTGGCAGTATGGCA GGAGATCCAATAGCGAAGCTTCGTCAAGGCATGGACCAATATATAAGTTCAATCGTACCTACTGGGAGTTACGTTGGTATTGTAACTTTCTCAAACACTGCAGTGCGAAAAGCTAATCTTGCACTCTTAGACGATCAAAGTTCTAGAGAAGATCTTATTCTTAAACTGCCCTCGAGGACAGGTGGCTCCACAAGCATAGGCTCTGGTGTTCTTGAGGGAATACAG GTGTTGTCTTTTGACCAAGACCCAGCTGGTGGGTTTCTGCTAGTTGTAAGTGATggaaacaacaattttaatcCAGATATTGATGATGTGGTTGATGAAGTCGTGAATGCAGGTGTTATTGTCGATACAATTGCATTCACCGATAATGCTGATACCTCTCTGAGAATTCTATCCGACGTTTCTGGAGGAAATACATACTTTTATCGTGCAGATACTGACAGCATCACGGTTCTTAACGAGGTACTGATTGCAACGATCACAGATAGATCTGATCTGGAAAATCAGGATCCGCCTATTTCG CTGTTCAGTGAAGCACTATCTGCCTCCTCTTCTGCAAACACAACAGGTGAAGTCACTATTGACAAAAGTGTCGGAGTCGATACAATATTTTCCTTCACTTGGTTAGACTTTCCTATAGAGGTAACCTTGAATGGCCCAAATGGGATAACTTTTGACCAATCGAGTGAAGAATATGATCtaaataacaatgataatattATCACAATCCGTCTTACAACAACAGCTGTA AGTGGAAATTGGAAGTTCTTCATAACACtcttgtcatcatcatcacagtTTCAATCTCAAATTGTTAGCGTTAATGTACAATCTAAACAAGTATCTGAAGATGACCCACCAGTTACGATTAATTCGTTTGTCAGTGATCCATTTATCGATTATCAACAAGATCCTTATATTGTAGTATTTGCGTTCGCTACTAAGGGCAACGATCCTGTTGCGAATGCTGACGTTATTGCCATTTTGGAAAAGTCGGATGGATCTGATGACGTCATAGAACTCTACGACAGTGGTACAAGCGCAGACATAACGAAAGATGATGGTGTTTATTCGGGATATTTCTTCAATTTTACCGGTGATGGTCGATATAATGTTGAAGTTAAAGTTCGTGGAAATCAAAACACAGCAGCAATTTCAAATGGTGGGAATTCAAGATCTTATCCTATTCAAG gcctagaAGAGGAGGCGGTTATGATTCCAGTTGACATGTTTGAACGCTCAGCGTCAGGAGGCGCTATTCAAGTGACTAATCATGTTGACAGTGATATTGACTTTTTTGGACCGTCTCAGATTATCGATCTAGCCGTTATTGGTGTGTCTTATGAAAGACAAAGTGCCACCTTACAATGGACCGCTGTTGGGGATGATTTCGATAAAGGAAAAG tttttgaatacgatattcGCTTTGCCGAAACCTTTCAAGGTATATCCAGAAACTTTTCTGACGCGGACAGAGTGACGTTTGATGACGTAACCAATGGAGATCTATCAGTAATCGGGAAACCTGGTGACATTGAAGAGATAACGGTTCGTTTGCCGTCACGTGGGGACGAAGTTTCGTATTTTTTCGGTATCCAGGCAATCGATGATGCTAACAATACTGGTGGGTTATCTAACATTGTAGCTGCAAATCTTCAGTATATTCCGCCGCTTAATCCTGATGAAACTGATACTGCTATTGTTCTCTACGTTGTGGTAGGAGTGGTTGGGGCTATGGGTGTAGTAATGATGCTGATCATTATAATGTATCTGAAACGACGAAGAAGAAATGCAAATAATCCTAATGCAATGGACATATGA